Proteins from one Planctomyces sp. SH-PL62 genomic window:
- a CDS encoding YebC/PmpR family DNA-binding transcriptional regulator — MAGHSHSANIAHRKGAVDAKRGKLFSKLCRAIYVAARNGGPDPAANLRLRYAIDKARQFSCPKDNIERSIKKATGELGAENFEEVMYEGYGPSGVAVLCEVLTDNRNRTAGDLRRIFEASGGNLGATGCVNYLFTYKGLFLVESKHVVEDALMEVALEAGADDVELIEGYFEVTCDPKQFETVRKALEDARIPTESAETSYLPATYVDLDVDSGKKMLRLKDLLDENDDVQNVYANDNIPEEVLAG, encoded by the coding sequence ATGGCAGGACATTCCCACTCCGCGAACATCGCCCATCGCAAGGGCGCGGTCGACGCCAAGCGCGGCAAGCTGTTCAGCAAGCTCTGCCGGGCCATCTACGTCGCCGCCCGCAACGGCGGCCCCGACCCCGCCGCCAACCTCCGCCTCCGCTATGCGATCGACAAGGCCCGGCAGTTCTCCTGTCCCAAGGACAACATCGAGCGCTCGATCAAGAAGGCCACCGGCGAACTGGGGGCCGAGAACTTCGAGGAGGTCATGTACGAGGGCTACGGCCCCTCGGGCGTGGCCGTGCTCTGCGAGGTGCTGACCGACAACCGCAACCGCACCGCCGGCGACCTGCGGCGGATCTTCGAGGCCTCCGGCGGCAACCTCGGCGCGACCGGCTGCGTGAACTACCTCTTCACCTACAAGGGGCTGTTCCTCGTCGAGTCCAAGCACGTCGTCGAGGACGCCCTGATGGAAGTCGCCCTGGAAGCCGGCGCCGACGACGTCGAGCTGATCGAGGGCTACTTCGAGGTCACCTGCGACCCCAAGCAGTTCGAGACCGTCCGCAAGGCCCTGGAAGACGCCAGGATCCCCACCGAGAGCGCCGAGACGAGCTACCTGCCGGCCACCTACGTCGACCTCGACGTCGACTCCGGCAAGAAGATGCTCAGGCTCAAGGACCTCCTCGACGAGAACGACGACGTCCAGAACGTCTACGCCAACGACAACATCCCCGAGGAAGTCCTCGCCGGCTGA
- a CDS encoding SHD1 domain-containing protein, whose translation MRAFPSLVAWRRWAISFTILLAASFGPPLATTATATAAATQEGEAELRTWKDVSGRFKIQARYVGVEGENVVLRKADGKEMQVLLDRLCSADRRYVEDLLKKLAEEDPFKPKPAADPFQPRAADARPGAMAARPGSPSPNLGFPNPAVPNPGGEPAEIDPDWSSAQLAGLPPEGAWKIAIAPAAPPAAETAPAARPRGVPIPATTDFFEHQKGFAVNVAGSYAVVGYTLDNPKPGTTRIAVCDLKAGKTLGVVKSSGVLAPLALSDAGDQVLMRKDEFGFGNADRLELWNLTAQGLVKAWRFAPYDDAQGPARDVKWAAFLGPKRFATIGGGKLVLWDLDPVRPSLTLQTTDGCVPAVSPDGKFLAFAHEGKVGLLDVEAGQIAAVQAMPLTQTPWPSFGFSPSGKRFACLTVGKAFVWNTEDGTLHRDLQLSPIAVAPDNPPLWTDEDHLLVGGRYLIDVESQVKLWDYQGAEQAARDRDGLCWFLLAARQNQAGALIPARLPQPIVRQSLKQALADPNFFIVRPGATVSIDAAGVADASKREKVVESLTAKLAQIQVKVAPGSALVLLPVVETGKEEEISYRTMGAGFRTDRFKVRPQISRIQLAYKGQSAWESGSSSVPHFDIAHLGPNESLADHVRKFEQPNYAFFDQVELPRLLARPNPGGGFTLGSSQVGTAGVR comes from the coding sequence CCACGACGGCGACGGCGACCGCCGCCGCGACGCAGGAGGGCGAGGCCGAGTTGCGGACGTGGAAGGACGTCAGCGGCCGGTTCAAGATCCAGGCCCGCTACGTCGGCGTAGAGGGGGAGAACGTCGTCCTCCGAAAGGCGGACGGGAAGGAGATGCAGGTCCTGCTGGACCGCCTCTGCTCCGCGGACCGGCGATACGTCGAGGACCTCCTGAAGAAGCTGGCCGAGGAAGACCCGTTCAAGCCCAAGCCGGCCGCCGATCCGTTCCAGCCCAGGGCCGCCGACGCCCGCCCCGGCGCGATGGCGGCACGCCCAGGGTCCCCCTCCCCGAACCTCGGCTTCCCGAACCCGGCCGTCCCGAACCCCGGCGGCGAGCCCGCCGAGATCGACCCCGATTGGTCCTCCGCCCAGCTCGCCGGACTTCCGCCCGAAGGCGCCTGGAAGATCGCGATCGCCCCCGCCGCGCCGCCCGCCGCCGAGACCGCCCCGGCCGCGCGGCCTCGGGGCGTGCCGATCCCCGCCACGACCGACTTCTTCGAGCACCAGAAGGGCTTCGCGGTCAACGTCGCCGGGAGTTACGCGGTGGTCGGCTACACGCTGGACAACCCCAAGCCCGGGACCACCCGGATCGCGGTCTGCGACCTCAAGGCCGGCAAGACCCTGGGCGTGGTGAAATCATCGGGCGTGCTGGCGCCCCTGGCCCTCTCCGACGCGGGCGATCAGGTCTTGATGCGGAAGGACGAGTTCGGCTTCGGCAACGCCGACCGGCTCGAACTCTGGAACCTCACCGCGCAGGGGCTCGTCAAGGCCTGGCGGTTCGCCCCCTACGACGACGCCCAGGGCCCCGCGCGTGACGTGAAGTGGGCCGCGTTCCTCGGGCCGAAGCGGTTCGCGACCATAGGCGGCGGCAAGCTGGTGCTCTGGGACCTGGACCCGGTGCGGCCGAGCCTGACGCTCCAGACGACCGACGGCTGCGTGCCCGCCGTCTCCCCCGACGGCAAGTTCCTGGCCTTCGCCCACGAGGGGAAGGTCGGCCTGCTGGACGTCGAGGCCGGGCAGATCGCCGCGGTGCAGGCCATGCCGCTGACGCAGACCCCGTGGCCGAGCTTCGGATTCTCCCCCTCGGGCAAGCGGTTCGCCTGCCTCACGGTCGGCAAGGCGTTCGTCTGGAATACCGAGGACGGGACGCTCCACCGCGATCTTCAGCTCAGCCCGATCGCCGTCGCCCCGGACAATCCCCCGCTCTGGACCGACGAGGATCACCTCCTCGTCGGCGGGCGTTACCTGATCGACGTGGAAAGCCAGGTCAAGCTCTGGGACTACCAGGGGGCCGAACAGGCCGCCCGCGACCGCGACGGGCTCTGCTGGTTCCTGCTCGCCGCCCGCCAGAACCAGGCCGGCGCCCTGATCCCCGCGCGGCTCCCGCAGCCGATCGTCCGGCAGTCGCTCAAGCAGGCCCTGGCCGATCCCAACTTCTTCATCGTCCGCCCCGGCGCGACCGTCTCGATCGACGCGGCGGGCGTCGCCGACGCCTCGAAGCGCGAGAAGGTCGTCGAATCGCTGACCGCGAAGCTCGCCCAGATTCAGGTGAAGGTCGCGCCAGGCTCCGCGTTGGTGCTCCTCCCCGTCGTCGAGACCGGCAAGGAGGAGGAGATCTCCTACCGCACGATGGGGGCCGGATTCCGCACCGACAGGTTCAAGGTCCGCCCCCAGATCAGTCGGATCCAGCTCGCTTACAAGGGGCAGTCCGCCTGGGAGTCCGGCTCCTCCTCGGTCCCCCATTTCGACATCGCCCACCTCGGCCCCAACGAATCTCTGGCCGACCACGTCAGGAAATTCGAACAGCCCAACTACGCGTTCTTCGATCAGGTCGAGCTTCCTCGCCTCCTCGCCCGGCCCAACCCCGGCGGCGGGTTCACGCTGGGGTCCTCGCAGGTCGGCACGGCCGGGGTGAGGTGA